Genomic DNA from Vreelandella subglaciescola:
GGGGGAAGGTCAAGAATGAGCTGGCGGTTATCAGAATTGCCTGAATAGTAGTGCTCGCAGTTGGCCGGCACGATGCAGCCGGCGTAGGCATCCAGCCGCCCGCCGAGTCCCTCGATTTCAAAGCGTGCGGTGCCGCAGAGCGTAATCACGATCTGATGAAAAGCGTGCGCGTGATGACGGGTAGCGGTGTCCAGCGGCAGCGCGCGAATGGTGCTGAGCATGGCGACCTCCTCGAGGGTTAAGGTTGGCGCAGGGCCATGCGTGCGGCCAGGTGGTCGCGCAGCGCCTGAAGCTCGGACTGCCCGCGCGTATCCAACAGGGGCTTGCCCTGGGCAATCTGCCAGCGGCGGCCATGCTCTTCCATAAGGTGCACGGCACGGCGGCGCACGCCTTCCAGATACTCATCGTGCCGAATCGGATAGCCGATCAGCGTGTGCCATTCGCTTTCGCTGACCTGGCTTGCCAGTGCCTTGTCAAACACGTCCAGCAGGTGGTGTGATTCGGTGCGATAGCGCGGCGTACGGGTCGACAGCAGTATGATCACTGTGCTGCCGATGACCAGCAGGCAAACGCCAAACACCAGCAAATAAAGCGCCATGAAACGGCTCCGGAATTGCGTGTACGGGATGTCATGTACGTTACAGGAACGTCATATGTACAGGGACGTGTGAAGCAAACGTACATCATACGCTGACACGCAACGCGAGAAAATTTGTCGGGCAAGCGAACTTTTGTTGATAACGGTGTCTGATAGTTTACAGGCAGCATAGCGATAGCAGTGGCAAAGGCTGTTGCATTGATCACCGTGACAGGAGGATCAGCGCGAGAATTGTTGGACTGGCTTATTGTTTTCGATCCCTTGTTTACGCTGCCTACGGGCAGCGTTTTTTTATGCATGCCATATTGTTACGTCTTCAGCATGCCGAAGGACCGAGTCTCACGAATACATCAATGGCGCCGCGTATTGAGCAGGGCCATCAGGATGTCGCGCCGCGTGACAATGCCGACGAGGCGCTGCTGCTCCACGACCGGGTAAATCTTGGGCTTGGCGCCAAGCATTTCCTGAGCCAGGTCGGTAATGGATTTGTTGGGCGTAACGCTGAGCACGTCGTTGCGCATCAGTTCTTTTACCAGCGGCGCTTCACCGTCATTATAAACGCTATCCAGTACCTGACCGATCACATCCTGCTCGGAAATAAAGCCCACCAGACGATCCGCGCTATCGACGACCGGTGCGCCGGGCAGGCGATGTAGCGTCAAACCCTGGGCAAGCGTGGTGATCGAGGTCTCTGGCGATACCCGGTAGCAGTCCCGGGACATGATATCGCGAACAACATCCGGCGTTTTCTGAGCCATAATAATGCTCCTGACACGAATCGTGGTTGAAGAACGCTGCAGCGGCCATCATTTATAAAACTAGCCTATTTCATTGATTTTTACCCGCCAGGAGTACGCTGATGGATGCACGCGAATACTTGAGCCGTAAGGGCGTTGCGCTGGACCGCGACCCGGATCGTCCTAATACCCTGGAAGAGAAAGCCTGGGAACGCGCCCGTGGCGCCGGTGACCACCGGCCTATTACCGGCACGCCGCACGACTGGGAGGATTGGGAGCGCTATCACGACGAGCTGGCCGAAGATGCGGCGTCGCTGGAGCAGAAAATCGACAAGCAGGCCCACCGTCAGGCGGAACACCCGCCCGTAACGGCGCCCGCTAGCGAGTCTGAAGCGAACGCATCCGCCCCCGAGCCTGAACCTGAACCTGAACCTGAACCTGAACCTGAACCGGCGCAGGCAGCGGCCAGCGCGGCGGTGGGGCACTTTACGCCGCCAGCGCCAGGCCAGGCGGCCGAGCTGGATATGCCCGCCGCGCCCGCTGAAGATGAGCCCGCGGTGCTCAACGCCGCCTACGCCGCGCTGGCCGTGCTGTTCCCACCGCTGGCCGTCGGGTTGAGCGGCGGTGGCGGGCAGCGAGTCGCGATCAGTATCGCTCTGACCTTGCTGCTGTGGGTGCCGGGCATCATCTATGCGATCACCTGGCTGCGCCGCCGCTAATGGCGTTGGGCAGCGCACGGCAAGCCGGTATACTCGGGTAAACGTTTTTCTGTAACGAGGTTTACCGTGAGCTATCTTATTGGCGTGACGGCGCTGTGGGCATTTTCGTTCTCGCTGATTGGCGCCTATCTGGCTGGTCAGGTCGACAGCTATTTCGCCGTGCTGGTGCGGGTGTTGCTGGCGACGCTGGTCTTTTTGCCGTTTTTGCGCCCCCGCCTTTTGCAGGGCAAAAAGCGTCTTGCGCTGATGGTGATCGGCGCGCTGCAGCTAGGCGTCATGTACCTGTTTTTTTATCAGTCGTTTCTACTGCTGTCGGTGCCCGAAGTGCTGTTGTTTACCGTCTTTACGCCGGTGTATATCGCGCTGCTTGACGACCTGCTGTTTGGCCGCTTTACGCCGCTTTATTTGCTCACGGCATTGCTGGCCGTGCTGGGCGCGGCGGTAATCCGCTACGACGGCGTCAATGCCGGTTTCTGGCTGGGCTTCTTCGTGGTGCAGGGCGCCAACCTGTGTTTTGCGCTGGGGCAGGTGGGCTACCGACGGCTGGCTGTCACGCTGCCGCACTCGCTGCCGTGGCATAACGTCTTCGGCTGGTTTTTTCTCGGCGCACTCGCGGTAGCGCTGCCCGCGTTTTTACTGCTGGGCAATACGGCCGCCTTGCCCACTGCAGGCCACCAATGGCTGGTGCTGGTGTGGCTGGGGCTCGCCGCCTCGGGCGGCGGCTATTTTCTCTGGAACCGCGGCGCGGTCAAGGTAAATGCGGGCACGTTGGCGATCATGAACAACGCGCTGGTGCCTGCGGGGCTACTGGTCAATCTGGTGCTGTGGAATCGCGAGGCCGATCTTGGCCGCCTGGCGCTGGGCGGGGCGATTATCGGCCTTTCGCTGTGGCTCAACCAGCGGCTTTACCGCGGGCGCAAAGCCGCGGTGGCCTGAGCGAGCCACGTGCCACGACTTAAGCCTATTTGCCCGCCGCCGCCTGGGCCGACATAATGCAGGCCGATGTTAATGGGTTGCCTTAATGACTGACACAGCTTCTGCTACCGGCGCACCGCCTGATGATAGCGGTAAGCGGCCTTTTGCCACCATCGGCCTGATCGGCCGGCTGGGCAGCGACAAGGTCGTGGATTCTCTCAAGCGCTTGATTCGCTACTTGACCGAGCGCGACTATCACGTGGTGATCGAAGACCGCACGGCTACGGTCGTGACGGACCACGGCTTGCCGGAAACCAGCCGCCGGGCACTGGGCGAGCTGTGCGATCTGGTGATCGTCGTGGGCGGCGACGGCAGCCTGTTGGGCGCGGCGCGCACGCTGTGTGAGACCGGCACGTTGATCCTGGGCGTGAATCGCGGTCGCCTGGGGTTTCTGACCGATATTTCCCCCGACGAGCTGGAAGCCCGCGTTGGCGAGGTGCTGGCCGGCCACTTTGAGCGCGAAGAGCGCTTTCTGCTGGATGCCGAGCTTTACCGTAACGGCGTTGCCGTCGGCCACGGCGAAGCGCTCAACGAAGTCGTGGTGCATTCGGGTAAAGCCGTGCGCATGATCGAGTTTGAGCTGTTCGTCGACGGCCAGTTTGTTTATAGCCAGCGCAGCGACGGTCTGATCGTCGCCACGCCCACCGGCTCCACGGCCTACGCGCTTTCCGGCGGCGGGCCGATCATGCACCCCAAGCTTGATGTGGTAACGCTGGTGCCGATGTTTCCGCATACGCTGTCCAGCCGGCCGGTGGTGCTGGACGCGGCCAGCGAAATCCGCATTCATATTGGCGAAACCAACCTGACCTATCCGCATATCAGCTGCGACGGCCAGACTCGCGCGGTGGCCAAGCCCGACGACGTGCTGGTGGTAAAACGCAAACCTGAACGGGTGCAGCTGGTACACCCGCTCGGGCATAATTTTTACGAAGTGCTGCGCAGTAAGCTGGGCTGGAGCCATCGGCTGGGAGATTAATCATGCACAACACCCCGCAAGGCAGGCCACGGCTGGAAGGTTACGATTTAATTGGCGATGTTCACGGCTGCGGCGCGACGCTGGTTACGCTGCTGGAGAAAATGGGCTACGAGCAACGCGGCGGCGTATACCGGCATCCGCGGCGGAAAGTGATTTTTCTCGGGGATTTGATTGACCGCGGGCCGCGTATTCGTCTTTCGGTGACCATTGCCCGGCGTATGGTGGAAGAGGGCGAGGCGCACATCGTCATGGGTAACCATGAATATAACGCGCTGGCCTATTCCTATCCGGGGCCAGCCGGCAGCGGTAAGCGCTGGCTGCGCGAGCATACGCCGCGCAACAATCGTCTGATTCGTGAAACGCTGGAGCAGTATTACGACTATACCAACGAGTGGGAAGATACCCTGGCGTGGTTCAAGACCATTCCGCTGTGTCTGGAGATTGACGGTATTCGCGTGGTTCACGCCTGCTGGGATGAGACGCTGATCTCGAGGTTAAAGCAGCGCCACCCCAACGCCTGTATGGACGATGCGTTTCTGGAAGAGTCGACTGATGCCTCGACCGAGGCGTTCAGCATTCTTGACCGGCTGACGCGCGGAGCGAACATCCCGCTGCCCGGTGACGTCGAGATCCATTCCGGCGACGGCTTTACGCGCCGGAGTTTCCGCGCGCATTTCTGGAGCAAAGATCCGTTGGTCTGGGGCGACGTGGTGTTTCAGCCGGACAACCTGCCGGGTGATCTGGAAGCCCGGCTGCTTGAGCCGGGTGAGCGCCAGCGCTTGAGCTACTACGGCAGTGATCAGCCGCCGCTGTTTATTGGCCATTACTGGTGCGAGGGCGTGCCGTCGCTGCCGACGCACAATATTGCCTGCCTGGACTACAGTGCAGTGAAGTACGGGCGCCTGGTAGCGTACCGCTGGAGCGGCGAGCAAACGCTGAACGCCGACCGTTTTGTCTGGGTGCGCGTGCCCCGTGAAGAGAGCTTGCTGTCGGGCTGATGCAGCGACACATCGCCGATTTTAGAAAAACTGACATTTTTTGCGATAGCGAGTGAACTTTGCCTGCTGCCGGCCCTCATCCCGCCTTATTCACCGGGCTGAGACAGAAAAGAAGATGGCGAGCAGTTTCTCTTGTAGAATCAATATGTTCCTAACCGAACTTGACTCAAGAGGACCACTCGCCATGGGTGAAAGCCTATCCCCCTGGACCCCGTCATGCAACGGGTCCATCCGCGTCGAGCTCAGCGGCCATCGCACCACCAGCGACAGCGGTGCTTTGCTGTTGCGTGAAGCCCTCGACAACAGCGGCATGATCGATGCGCTGGACGACCATCTGGTCGATCATCGCGACCCGGATCGCGTCCGCCACTCGTTAGCCAGCCAGCTGCGTACCCTGGTGCTGCAGCGTTCGATGGGCTGGATCGACCTCAGCGATACCGACACGCTCCGCCGTGACCCGCTCTGGCAGCTAGCCTGCAGTGATGCCCGCGGGACAACGCCGTTGGCTCAGGACCGGCCATCTCAAGCGACGCTGTCGCGGCTGCTGACGTGCCTGGGCCGCGACGACAATATCGATACCGTGCATGAGGGCCTGCTGCGGCTGGCGGTCTGGCGACTGACCTCGCTGGACGGCGGCGAACGCCCCGAGCATCTGACGCTGGACATCGACGGCTTGCCGATCGACGTCCACGGCCACCAGGGCGGTTCGGCGTTTCATGGACTTTACGGGGCCAGAATCTACTCGCCTTTGGTGGCCTCGCTGGCAGAGACCGGCGACATGGTGGGCGGTCTGCTGCGTGAAGGTAACGCCGGCCCAGCCGAGAATGCCGATACCTGGATCCCACATCTGGTGCGGCGACTCAACGAGAGCACCGGGGCCAAGGTCAAGGTACGCATCGACGCGGGTTTCACCGACAACGACACGCTTGAGGCGCTGGAAGATCGCGACATCGAGTATCTGGGCCGGTTGCGCAGTCATACGGGCCTGCAGACACTGGCAGCGCCACATCTGAAGCGGCCACGCGGCCGGCCCCCCGAGCAACCTCGGGAATGGTGCCATGACCTGGCGTACCAAGCCGGTACCTGGCCGGCGCCGCGGCGCGTGGTGCTGGTGGTACAAGAGCGGCCCGATGATCTGCTGCTGCATGCCTTCTTTTTGGTCACCAACCTCGGCAAGTTCAACTGGCCGCCGGAAAAGGTCCTGGCGCTTTATCGCAAGCGCGGCAGCGCCGAAGCCCACATGGGCGAGGTGAAGTCGGCGCTCGACCTGCATCTCTCCTCGACTGATCGCGGTGTCTCCACCGTCCAGGACGTCATGGCCCGCAACGAGGTAAACCTGCTGCTGACTCTCTGCGCTTATCAGGTGCTACACGGGCTGCGTTGCCTGTTGGAACGACAGACCCGGCAGGGCTGGAGCCTGAAGCGGATGCGCGAGCAGGTGCTTAAGGTGGCCGCCACGCTGACAGTGCACGCCCGGCGCATCACCGTGCACCTCGGCGATGCCGCCGATAAATGGTGGCCATCTTTACTGAAAGGGTTGCCGCGGCTGACGGCATTGACCTGACACGTCGCATTACTCAGCCTTTTCCAGCAGACAAAACGGCCACTATGGAGGCCGACGACCACGGCTGCGCCGTCACTCGAAACCAATGAACTTCAGTTATAAATATCACGGCATTGATACGATAAAGCTATGTGCTAATCGGCTACTCAGCGACCGTATGACATAAAAGCCGGTCGGTCCCGGTCACCACGGGACGTAAAACGCTCGTTCGGCGTCCTGATGAATAAGGCGGGCTCATAGTAAGTGTTCCCTTGAATGATCCCTTGCTTTATCCGGCGGCTTCCACCGCCGGTTT
This window encodes:
- a CDS encoding IS1380 family transposase; the protein is MFLTELDSRGPLAMGESLSPWTPSCNGSIRVELSGHRTTSDSGALLLREALDNSGMIDALDDHLVDHRDPDRVRHSLASQLRTLVLQRSMGWIDLSDTDTLRRDPLWQLACSDARGTTPLAQDRPSQATLSRLLTCLGRDDNIDTVHEGLLRLAVWRLTSLDGGERPEHLTLDIDGLPIDVHGHQGGSAFHGLYGARIYSPLVASLAETGDMVGGLLREGNAGPAENADTWIPHLVRRLNESTGAKVKVRIDAGFTDNDTLEALEDRDIEYLGRLRSHTGLQTLAAPHLKRPRGRPPEQPREWCHDLAYQAGTWPAPRRVVLVVQERPDDLLLHAFFLVTNLGKFNWPPEKVLALYRKRGSAEAHMGEVKSALDLHLSSTDRGVSTVQDVMARNEVNLLLTLCAYQVLHGLRCLLERQTRQGWSLKRMREQVLKVAATLTVHARRITVHLGDAADKWWPSLLKGLPRLTALT
- a CDS encoding CBS domain-containing protein, whose translation is MAQKTPDVVRDIMSRDCYRVSPETSITTLAQGLTLHRLPGAPVVDSADRLVGFISEQDVIGQVLDSVYNDGEAPLVKELMRNDVLSVTPNKSITDLAQEMLGAKPKIYPVVEQQRLVGIVTRRDILMALLNTRRH
- a CDS encoding EamA family transporter, which encodes MSYLIGVTALWAFSFSLIGAYLAGQVDSYFAVLVRVLLATLVFLPFLRPRLLQGKKRLALMVIGALQLGVMYLFFYQSFLLLSVPEVLLFTVFTPVYIALLDDLLFGRFTPLYLLTALLAVLGAAVIRYDGVNAGFWLGFFVVQGANLCFALGQVGYRRLAVTLPHSLPWHNVFGWFFLGALAVALPAFLLLGNTAALPTAGHQWLVLVWLGLAASGGGYFLWNRGAVKVNAGTLAIMNNALVPAGLLVNLVLWNREADLGRLALGGAIIGLSLWLNQRLYRGRKAAVA
- a CDS encoding metallophosphoesterase, giving the protein MHNTPQGRPRLEGYDLIGDVHGCGATLVTLLEKMGYEQRGGVYRHPRRKVIFLGDLIDRGPRIRLSVTIARRMVEEGEAHIVMGNHEYNALAYSYPGPAGSGKRWLREHTPRNNRLIRETLEQYYDYTNEWEDTLAWFKTIPLCLEIDGIRVVHACWDETLISRLKQRHPNACMDDAFLEESTDASTEAFSILDRLTRGANIPLPGDVEIHSGDGFTRRSFRAHFWSKDPLVWGDVVFQPDNLPGDLEARLLEPGERQRLSYYGSDQPPLFIGHYWCEGVPSLPTHNIACLDYSAVKYGRLVAYRWSGEQTLNADRFVWVRVPREESLLSG
- a CDS encoding NAD(+) kinase, with protein sequence MTDTASATGAPPDDSGKRPFATIGLIGRLGSDKVVDSLKRLIRYLTERDYHVVIEDRTATVVTDHGLPETSRRALGELCDLVIVVGGDGSLLGAARTLCETGTLILGVNRGRLGFLTDISPDELEARVGEVLAGHFEREERFLLDAELYRNGVAVGHGEALNEVVVHSGKAVRMIEFELFVDGQFVYSQRSDGLIVATPTGSTAYALSGGGPIMHPKLDVVTLVPMFPHTLSSRPVVLDAASEIRIHIGETNLTYPHISCDGQTRAVAKPDDVLVVKRKPERVQLVHPLGHNFYEVLRSKLGWSHRLGD
- a CDS encoding YqaE/Pmp3 family membrane protein: MDAREYLSRKGVALDRDPDRPNTLEEKAWERARGAGDHRPITGTPHDWEDWERYHDELAEDAASLEQKIDKQAHRQAEHPPVTAPASESEANASAPEPEPEPEPEPEPEPAQAAASAAVGHFTPPAPGQAAELDMPAAPAEDEPAVLNAAYAALAVLFPPLAVGLSGGGGQRVAISIALTLLLWVPGIIYAITWLRRR